aaaatattctaaaaaacaTGTTCTAGAATTATataagttttgaaaagtttattaaaaaaaatctgaattttttttggaaattcTGTTTCTGTCTGAAAAACATTTTCCAAAATACATTTCATAAATTATGGAAATGATGTTCTGGAAGCTTCCATAAAAGATAatctaaaaatcattttaaaaaatctcaACTCTCATTCTCACAAGGGTGAGGAAAATGGAACAACTTCTTAGAATGATTACAAGAACAATCACCAATTAAAGAGAAATATAAGAGATTAGGAGAGTTTACCATAATAAAAGCAAAACTgaaaagttaaagaaaatatttaaaaggcataaaatggaaataaaaataatattcttcATAGGAAactcatttttataaatatgttggAAATCAAATTTGTCTAGACTTCTTAAaactaaaatgaaataaaacaaattagCCAAACATTACCCATGCAATTTATTTAACACAAATAAACTATAATAGATTAATTCCTTTATAGGATAGGTGAGAACCGTTTAATAGTCCTACTTATATAAACCTATGTggagaattaaaaatatacatatatttactACTAttgtataattaatataaaatgattttttctcGCTGCACCTCTATCACTTCTTTTAGTAccctcatatttttttttaaaatactaaaactaTCTTGtacttttattgatgtttttttttaattttaattttttttggattcTATGGAATAttctttttagaaaaaatacattatggatGAAAGAATCTGAAAGATattactaaatttaaaaatattttttgaattttataatataaaatatgttttcttaTAAAATTACATTCTGATTATAGAATCCAGCATATATCTTCAAAATCTATTCAGAATATATCTTTTATAATAAACATGAATTACAGAaggtatttttatatttcacaatataattttttttttagaaattaaatgattttgtcGCCTGATCATTGGGTGTCAGAAGAACtatgaagatgaagaaaaaaccaTATAAAACTAgccctttttttttctttaaacttAGGGGTTTTACTTATTGCATCACCAATTTCTACTTGGACCCCACAAGATTTGAAATATGTCCTTGGAAGTTTTATTTGATAATCACCTCATTTAGTTATAACCATGTTTATATACATATAGATGaatgaaattaattattaaacacTCAATAAAAAGTATAAACACAAGCAAAATCAATGCAAAAACATGTTCAAGATAATAAACTCCAATAATGCATTTCAGAACACGCAATTTGAAACACCTTTCCAAAATACATTTTCCTTATAGAATgctcattttttaatatattttggaaaacatattattttaagGTGTTTTAAAAGTGTATTCTGAAAATATGTCTGAGATTACTTGTTTCAAAAACATATCATGAAAAATGATTCTGGAAAGCAAATTCTAGAATACCATTTAATCTCCACACCTCTCCTTTTTGTAATTCTGAATTCAGGAATACATGTTCCAAAATGTAAAAATGATGTCTCTAGGAGTAGTAATACAGGAACAACAGCAGAAGAAATGAGAAAGGAAAACGAGAAACGCAGAGAGAGGAAAAAAAACACAGTTAAAAACCCATAAGGACAAATCCGACATTTCAAAGTTGATGGCGTGCAGAAAGTAATGGGCTTATGTTAGAGATGAATTGGaccaattaaaatataaagcCCAGGCGCATTTACTTTGGATATTTGAACCCGCGACCCGCGATTCCAACCCTAAATCCTAACCATACTAATAGCATAAGTCATTCACTACGCTCTGCCGCAGCAAGAGATCGAAGCGGAAATAGAGTAATCAGAAGAGAAATTCATCGTCGCTGTGATGGGTGAGTTACGTTTTTGAGTTCTGTTTGAAAATGAGGTATGACAGTGTTTCGTTCTTGTGCACACTGAATCACACTTGATGCAATTTGCAGGTAAGGTTCACGGATCACTGGCACGTGCCGGCAAAGTCAGAGGCCAAACCCCCAAAGTAGCGAAGCAGGACAAAAAGAAGAAGCCACGTGGACGCGCCCACAAGAGGATGCAGTACAATCGCCGATTCGTCACCGCCGGTATTTTCTCAAaccctaatttttttattcaattcatATTTCGTACTATTCAGTGATATTCTGTGTTACAAAAGTAGAAGATGGATAATTGTACTGTCTCTGACGAGGGATTCGGTTTATGTTGTTGTAGTGGTGGGATTTGGCAAGAAGAGGGGTCCCAACTCGTCTGAGAAATGAGGTTGAAGCTTGAAGAATATGTGACTACTTTCTTATTTGAGCTatctttgttttccttttagTTCCATGTATTGATTATGTTGTGTCAACGGTTCTATTGTTAGCTTTATATCAAACATCAAGCTAGATTTTTTGcttacaattttaatattatatcttAGTTTATTGCTTCTTCATGTTGGAAGGAAATCAGTGTTTTTGGGTTGGGCTTTAGCAATCAATAACCCTAAGCCTCTGTGTAGAGACAGGGCAATGCTATATTTAACCTTTATTCTGCACCCTCTGAACTTGCATTACCCGGTGATTTCTCTGCCTTGAGAATTTTGCACCAATGTAGGAacaagtttgagtttttaaggACTAGGAATTTGATATCATCTGCAACATGGTAGAGAAGC
The sequence above is a segment of the Phaseolus vulgaris cultivar G19833 chromosome 2, P. vulgaris v2.0, whole genome shotgun sequence genome. Coding sequences within it:
- the LOC137810548 gene encoding small ribosomal subunit protein eS30z/eS30y/eS30x, encoding MGKVHGSLARAGKVRGQTPKVAKQDKKKKPRGRAHKRMQYNRRFVTAVVGFGKKRGPNSSEK